The Temnothorax longispinosus isolate EJ_2023e chromosome 7, Tlon_JGU_v1, whole genome shotgun sequence genome contains a region encoding:
- the LOC139816577 gene encoding uncharacterized protein isoform X2 encodes MRVKSSSSMMYATLAAEPAFSRRRVSRMTVESLEYRPAIEAGVRDNFTSKASEYRASPLLGDAGIRAASTVVVSWIFARERRRVVSEYADRDATSDEDHGEEEEAWEASGGLLRFLEISTDEHL; translated from the exons ATGCGAGTTAAATCGTCGTCCAGCATGATGTACGCGACGCTTGCTGCGGAGCCTGCGTTTTCTCGTCGCCGTGTTTCGCGCATGACGGTGGAATCCCTTGAATATCGACCCGCGATCGAGGCCGGCGTTCGAGACAATTTTACATCGAAAGCATCCGAGTATCGTGCCTCTCCTCTCCT TGGAGATGCTGGTATCCGTGCAGCAAGTACTGTAGTTGTCAGCTGGATTTTCGCTCGTGAACGTCGCCGCGTCGTGAGTGAGTACGCCGACAGAGATGCGACATCGGATGAGGACCAcggagaagaggaggaggcctgggaggcatcaGGGGGCCTATTACGGTTTTTGG